Proteins encoded in a region of the Stieleria neptunia genome:
- a CDS encoding ABC transporter ATP-binding protein has product MNRFHTLSAARHEPEAGPGKLFSLFWATLAGLLVPCVVLVVGLISLLLQSGELSQSTVRLGVNLYVRLPASFVDQPPLVQLTQLTSLSFAMAVVLSVAVWRHRRLADRRAAAITKSLHQKVLKQSVRRAELEGAAAQSLNAQKLIGRHLPSVQSGLSLWYRSLPRSLFLLLGCVSLALLVHIWLAIVAVISGVMVWRLYRQVRGGDADEAGRWELPQLRAQMAALVGRAPKMARLQAQGIAEASFQHELDQLYQKLEENDAHRGRVWPLLFLAASAATAIMVIGLGLNLLETDAGLSLSSAVVLGLSLAGAVSGVWRLQTLGRRLRASGTACDAVYAYLRKSDGATPSEQRVGLAGLRDGVEFRDVTLVDSHGQAILNHITTEFTPKSLVTLLGTDSVSPQAMVELLMGFGRPGSGEVRIDGLKLLEVHPASLAKNVMWIEPSGPLWDGTIEENLSAGSGGSISNADIVDALREVDVYEQIQRLPEGLSTYASVEGFSLSTEATYGIGLARALLHRPPILLVNEPPAPNAQLADDPCLKAIKKLVDQGSLVVMLPRRLQTLRTADRVILLNGPNLAGEGNHSQLLSDSDLYRHLNYLLFNPYRPGR; this is encoded by the coding sequence TTGAATCGTTTTCACACCCTCTCGGCGGCCCGTCATGAACCGGAGGCGGGCCCGGGCAAACTCTTCTCGTTATTTTGGGCGACGCTCGCCGGGCTGCTGGTCCCGTGCGTGGTCTTGGTCGTCGGCTTGATTTCGCTGTTGCTGCAGTCGGGAGAGCTGAGCCAATCGACGGTGCGGCTGGGAGTCAATCTGTACGTTCGGTTGCCGGCGTCGTTTGTCGATCAGCCGCCGTTGGTCCAGCTGACCCAGCTGACCTCGCTGTCGTTTGCGATGGCGGTGGTGTTGAGCGTTGCGGTTTGGCGTCATCGCCGCTTGGCGGATCGTCGTGCCGCGGCGATCACCAAGTCGTTGCATCAGAAAGTCTTGAAACAGAGCGTGCGACGCGCCGAGCTGGAAGGCGCCGCTGCGCAATCGTTGAACGCTCAGAAGCTGATCGGTCGACACCTGCCGTCGGTCCAATCCGGGCTTTCACTTTGGTATCGTTCCTTGCCCCGCAGCCTGTTTTTGTTGCTGGGATGTGTGTCGCTGGCGTTACTGGTTCATATCTGGTTGGCCATCGTTGCGGTCATCAGCGGTGTGATGGTGTGGCGTTTGTATCGTCAGGTCCGTGGCGGTGACGCCGACGAAGCGGGGCGATGGGAGTTGCCGCAGTTGCGCGCCCAGATGGCGGCGTTGGTCGGTCGCGCCCCCAAGATGGCTCGCTTGCAGGCGCAAGGGATCGCCGAAGCGTCGTTTCAGCATGAGCTGGATCAGCTGTATCAGAAACTGGAGGAAAACGACGCCCATCGGGGACGCGTTTGGCCGCTGTTGTTTTTAGCCGCGTCGGCGGCCACCGCCATCATGGTCATCGGCTTGGGCTTGAACCTGCTGGAAACCGATGCCGGATTGAGTCTTTCGTCGGCGGTGGTGTTGGGGTTGTCGCTGGCCGGCGCGGTGTCGGGGGTCTGGCGATTGCAGACGCTCGGCCGACGGTTGCGTGCCAGCGGGACGGCCTGCGATGCCGTCTATGCGTACTTGCGAAAAAGCGATGGAGCGACCCCGTCGGAACAGCGGGTCGGTCTGGCGGGGCTGCGCGACGGCGTCGAGTTTCGCGACGTGACGCTGGTCGATTCCCACGGCCAAGCGATCCTCAATCACATCACGACGGAGTTCACGCCCAAGTCGTTGGTGACGCTGTTGGGCACCGATTCGGTGTCCCCACAAGCGATGGTCGAATTGTTGATGGGTTTTGGACGCCCCGGCTCGGGCGAGGTGCGGATCGATGGGCTAAAGCTGTTGGAAGTGCACCCCGCGTCGCTGGCCAAGAATGTGATGTGGATCGAACCGTCGGGGCCGTTGTGGGATGGGACGATCGAAGAGAACCTGTCGGCCGGAAGCGGCGGCTCGATCAGCAACGCGGACATCGTCGATGCGTTACGCGAAGTCGATGTGTATGAACAGATCCAGCGTCTTCCTGAGGGGCTTTCGACGTATGCATCGGTCGAAGGGTTCTCGTTGTCGACCGAAGCGACCTACGGGATCGGGCTGGCGCGGGCGCTGTTGCATCGCCCGCCGATCTTGCTGGTCAACGAACCGCCGGCACCGAACGCGCAACTGGCCGATGATCCGTGTTTGAAGGCGATCAAGAAACTGGTCGACCAAGGATCGTTGGTCGTCATGCTGCCACGACGGCTGCAAACATTGCGTACGGCCGATCGCGTGATTTTGCTCAACGGCCCCAATCTCGCCGGCGAAGGAAACCATTCCCAATTGCTCAGCGACAGCGATCTGTATCGCCATCTGAATTATCTGTTGTTCAACCCGTATCGCCCGGGACGGTGA